In the genome of Pelorhabdus rhamnosifermentans, the window CATCAAAACATTCTTTGAGTGATTCGCCTGAAAGCCGCTTTGGCGTAGCACTTAAACCCAGAATGATCGTTCCTTGCTCGCTGTAGTAATCAGCTACCTCTTTCCATGTATGGCTCACAAGGTGCTGACACTCATCAACTACCAAAATTTTAGGTATCGGTACTTTGCTTATTCTGTTTCTAAGGGTTAATATGCTGGCGACTTGCATCGTCTGCCTTAAATTCATTTTTTCGCCAGTTTAACATTCACACTCGTTTGATACAAGCTCAGCTAGGGCATAAAGACGCACGTGCTACAAGAAGATATACCCATGCTACAGAGCAAGGCCAGCATGATGCCGCTGAAAAGATAGGTCAGTTTTTGACAGCAATAAATCCGGGTTGCTGTCAGGTTGCTGTCAAAACGCCTAAAAGGCAAAAAAAACTCCCAGGT includes:
- a CDS encoding DEAD/DEAH box helicase family protein — protein: MNLRQTMQVASILTLRNRISKVPIPKILVVDECQHLVSHTWKEVADYYSEQGTIILGLSATPKRLSGESLKECFDVMVQGPLIKELIDTYYRDSREIIEKLTSLIFGIDGLSSMRKR